The genomic region CAATCCCAATGGTGCAACGCCTCTATATATTGTGGATGGAATCCTGCGTTCCGATATCAACAACATTAACTCCAATGATATCGAATCATTACAGGTATTGAAAGATGCTGCATCTACCGCCATTTACGGGGCTCGCGGTGCTAATGGCGTCGTCCTGATTACAACAAAATCCGGCAAGGAAGGTCGTGTTCAGGTGGATTACGGCTATGACCGTGGATTCTCTAATCTACAGGAGAAATTTGCCTTGTTGGGCGGCCGTGACTACATCTATTTTCAACGTTTGGGAATTGCGGCTAGAGCAAATCAAGACCCAAGTCAACTAACAAAATTAGGCTTGGCAACGAGCGGTGGTGCGGGTAACGACTTGACAAAGAACACAGCGTTCACAACTCAATACTTGTCCGAGGCAAATAAGCATAAGTTGAACGAAGGATGGGAGAGTATGCCAGATCCGATCGATCCCTCAAGAACGATCATTTTTAAAAGCACGGACTATCAAGACGTGTTATTTAACACTGGTCATACCAACAATCATAACTTGAGCTTTGCAGGGGGCAGTGAGAAAGCAAGATTCAACCTGGGCATGGGATATCTGGATAATGGTGGGATTGCACTGGATACCGATTACAAAAGACTTTCTGTAAATCTCAATGGAGAAGTACAGGCCGCGGAAAATGTAACGGTATTTGGTCGATTGCTGTATTCTAATATGCGGAACAAAGCGGTATTTGGGACAGAGAATAATATGTTCGGACGTTCTTTAGCATTAACGCCGGTAGCGAAGTATACTTTCGAGGATGGAACATTAGCGCCGGGTATCGGTAGCTCAATCGGGAATCCAGAGTATTACTTAGAACGGATTGATTCTAAAAACAGCAATGATAATCTAACGATCTCTGTTGGTGCCAAGTGGGACATCCTTCCTGGACTTAATTTCGCTCCTCAGTTTTCGCTATATCAGGTGACTACCGATAACCGCTTCTTTCAACAATCCTATTACAATGGGGTGAGTACTTTTGTAGACTCGCGCGACGCGAGTGCAGGGTTCACAAAATTGCAGCAACATCAAGCAGACGGGGTATTCTCATACAATAAAAGCTTCCTCGATAAGCATGAGATTGAAGCTAAACTTGGATTCTCATTCTATCAAACAACAAACTCGAGCATTGCCGCTGCAGGAAGGAAAGCAGCGACCGATCTTATTCCTACACTAAATGGAGCGGCAGAAGCCGTTTCGGTCGGAGGAACAGAAACGCAAATGCGTATAATTGGTTATTTCACAAGAATAAATTACAATTATTTACAAAAATATTTACTCTCTTTCAATCTTCGCTATGACGGAGCGTCGAACCTAGGGAATAAGAAATGGGGCTTTTTCCCAGGGATTTCCGCAGGTTGGAATGTGCATAATGAGCCATTCTGGGCGGATATTAAAAACACCATGTCGCAATTTAAGTTAAGAGCAAGTTATGGTGTCAATGGCAACATCGGTGCCTTAGGTCCATATGATGCGCAAGGGCAATACAGTGTAGGACAGCGCTACGCTGGTTCGGCTGCTATTATGAATAATACGCTTGCTAATCCGGAATTGACCTGGGAAGAATCCAAAACCTTGAATTTCGGTGCTGATATGGGATTCCTGAACGGGCGATTGAACTTAATGGTCGATGTGTACCGAAGAGTTACCGATAATTTGTTAACAAGTATGTCTCTTCCGCATTCAACCGGATTTGCAAGCATTCTTACCAATTTGGGAAGTTTAGAAAATAAAGGCGTCGAGCTAGAGCTTACCGCTAGAGTCCTCCCAGACAATTCTCCACTACGTTGGGACATTTCTCTAAATTCTGCAAAGGTCAAAAACAAAATCCTAAGTCTACCGTCAAATGGTGTGGAATTTAACCGTATCGGTGGAGACTATGTTTATGTGCCGTCAAAAGGTGACTACGCGTGGGTAGGAGGATTGCAAGAAGGGGGTAAACCGGGAGACCTCTATGCCTACCATCAACTTGGCATCTATGCAACCGATGAGGAAGCAGCAAAAGGACCTAAAGATTTAATCGTGCCGCTTTCCGATAAGACGAAATTTGGAGGTGATGTAAATTGGGAAGATATTGACGGTAATGGCGAAATCGATTCTAGAGACAGAGTGTTCGTCGGAAATATCTATCCAACTTGGACCGGTGGTTTCACCAACTCTTTCGCTTACAAAAATGTAGGCCTGTCGGTACGCATGGATTACACAACCGGCCATACGATCTACAACTACACCCTGGCAACAAGCATCGGTCAGTTTCAAGGAGAAAATGGACTTTCAACCTTAATGCTTGATTCATGGCAAAAACAAGGTGATGTAACGGATATTCCGCGCGCATACTGGGCAGACCAACAAGCAAGAAGTAATATCTTCAGAGGAAACTCTTATTACTATGAAAAAGGTGATTATCTATCCATTAGAGAGGTAACCTTGAGTTACACCTTGCCCGAGTCGATCATTGCTCCACTAAAAATAAGTCAATTAAGATTTAATGTTACCGGCTCTAACCTCCATTACTTTACCAAGTACAGAGGATTGAATCCGGAAGAGGGGGGGACAGATAACGGACGTTATCCAATTCCGAGAACAATTGTTATTGGTGCTAATTTGACATTTTAAAATGAAGACCATGAAAATGAAAGTAAAAAATCTATTAACATATAGTGCCGTGCTATTGATTTCAATGGCATCTTGTACCAAAGACTTAGAGCTGGATCCCATAAGCCAAATTTCCAACCAATCGTTTTGGAAATCTGAGGGAGATGTGACCGGCGCATTAAATGGCATGTACGTCAGACTTCGCACGCAGGCAATAGGAAACCTTTTTGCTTGGGGCGAAATGAGGTCCGAAACGATGGATCGAAGTCTGGCCGGTTCAGCAGGACTGCAAGTATTCTATTACAATGAATTAGATCGTGCCAATGTTGGATTAGCGGCAGGAAACGGAATGGTAAATTCCACTTGGCAGGGCATGTACACCGTTATTCACGACGCCAATCTATTGTTAAAATATGCACCGGATATTACGTATTCATCAGATGCTGTTAAGAACCAAATTCTGGCTGAAGCCCATGCAATGCGCGCATATGCCTACTTTGTATTGACCAAAACCTGGGGAGCCTTGCCTATCGTGACGGACCCTACGGAAGGATATAAGCCAGACGTCATTATGAAAGAGCGCTCCTCCAAAGAGGATGTGATGAAGCTTATAAAGTCGGATATTGAAACATCATTGAGTTTGTTTCCGACCGCTAATTTCAAAACGGGCAGAAATATGTGGTCTAAACCTGCTGTCCATGCATTAAAAGCTGACGTTAGCCTTTGGACTGGAAAAACAATGGGAGGCGGGGCTTCAGATTTTCAGGTAGCCTTAACTTCAATCGCCGAAATCGAGAAGGCAGACGTGGCTCTCTTACCGAACTACGCCTCTATATTTGATTATGATAATAAAGGGAATAAGGAAATCCTGATGGCTGTTCGATTCCAGGACCTTGAAGCTGGAGATAATATGTTCGCCAACCTTTATATGTCAGGCGCCTATATGACTTCTGCGGCTGATCAGGCAACCAAAGATAAATTGGGCGTGCTTGGAGGTTTGCCAATTATGTCAATGAGCAAGCTTGCGAGAGATCAATTTTCTTTGGATGATCAACGTCGCGACGCGACATTTATTGAAGTCAGCATTCCTAAAGCGGGGGGCGGAACGGAAGTTTTCGCTTCGGTAATTTCGAAATTCAGTGGAACGGTAATCGGTGGAAATAGACGTTTTATCGATGATATCGTTTTATATAGATTTGGCGATGTGCTACTGATGAAAGCCGAAGCGCAGAATGCGCTTGGACAGGATCCAACAGAGGCCATAAATAAGGTTCGCAATAGAGCGTATGGCGCGAATTACGCAAAGCATATCTATGTACATACGAGTGCGGCCAATGCGGACGAAGCAATTTTGAAGGAACGATTGTTAGAACTTGCAGTTGAAGGGAAACGCTGGTGGGATTTAGTCAGATTCAACAAAGCGTTTGACCTTGTGCCATCCTTGCAAAATAAGAAAGGGAAAAATCATTTGTTATTGTTCCCAATTTCCGAAACAACATTAAGCTTGGAGCCAAAAATACAGCAAAACGAAGGGTATTTGTAAAATACACGAGGCTTGTAATGGAAGAGGGCTGTCCTTTGGACAGCCCCTTTTATTTCTGAACGCATCTATTTTTGAGGACCGCTAGACAAACTCAAGGCACTCCTCCTTTCTTTCTCCCGAACAGGTACAAGTCTTGCACAACTCAAAACCCTTTCAAACCCAATGTAAACCCAATACAAACCCAATGCAAACCCCAATCAAAAGCGCTCGGAAAGGGCTATGATATGGGTTTGATTAGAATAAGGAATGTGAATCTCTGCTTCGAGACTTCGTGAGGGGCAGCGCTATTGTTTGAGCGGTACTATTTTATCTGTTCGAAATACTGAATCAGGTGCTTATACATCGCTTGTCTAAACTCTTCAACAGTACCCGTTTTTAAGATCCGGATTAACACTTTATGTGAAACATAATCCTCGGTTTGTTCCTGGCTACGAATGTGCAGCGTGTTTTTCATGTAGTCAAATACCGGCATTAAAATGCGTTGGAAACGTTCAATTGTATGATTTCCAGATATTTTATATAAGGTGCTGTGGAACTCGATATCTAATTTTAATATTTCATTGATCGTCTTGGCGCCCGCTTCTTTTTCCACGATTTCTTCCAGTTTCTTGATGCTCTCATCCGTCTTTCGGACATAGAGAATGTCGACAATCCCCATTTCAATAACTAAGCGTAGTTCGAAAAAATCTTGCATCGTGTCCTGATTTAACAGACGCGGATTCATCACAACGTTCATGTTCTGCAAAACGTCTGGCTCGGTCATCACCATGCCTCTATTTTTTTTCGATTCAATGATTCCTAAGGTTTTGAAACGTGTCAAGGCTTCGCGCATCGCCGTCCGGCTTACGCCCATTGCTTCTGCTAATTCTATTTCTTTGGGAATTGAATCTCCAGGTAAGAAGTTTTCATTTCGAAAATAATCGTGCAAGTTCATTTCAATTCGATCTACTTGCGTCATGTTTTCAATTGGTTTTATTCCCTGTAATTTCATGTTTGACTGATATTAATTTATTGGGTTCAAATATAAGTAATACTTATTTTAATGCGGATGTTTTTTTATAGATATCAAGTTACAATATTTAAAGGAATTTTTTAACAAAAGACTTGCTATATAATAAAATATTACCTAGTTTAGATGTATATATGTAGTACATATTAACAATAACCAAATAGATCATTATGAAAAAACATTTCTTCGCCATTTGCTTGGCCGTATGCTCCTTGAGTTTTATCGATGCTCCCCATGCACAAGCGCAGCAGGTTCCTCATTTAAAGAACAATGTGGTGCTTAAGTTATCTCCAAGTTCATCAAATCCTCGCAATAGCGAAGGCTCGTTTGTAACCTTGAAAGATGGAAGCATTTTATTTATTTATTCTCATTACACTTCGGGAAGTGGAGGAGATCATGATCCCGCTCATTTAGCGAGTAGAATTTCTAAAGATGGCGGAAAAACATGGACATCTTCTGATCAGCGTGTATTGGATAATGAAGGCGGGATGAACGTCATGTCTGTTTCGTTATTGCGCTTAAAGAATGGCGAAATTGCGCTGTTCTACTTAAGAAAAAACTCAACCGACGATTGTATTCCTTACGTTCGCTTTTCAAAAGATGAGGCAAAGACTTGGTCAGAGCCAATTGCTTGTATTCAAGATAAAAAAGGATATTTCGTGTTAAATAACGATCGTGTTATCCAATTGAAGAATGGTCGTTTATTGATGGCTGTTGCTTGGCACAAGAATCTGAATTCTGAGATGTCTGGAAATGGCAATCTATTTAGTTACTACTCGGATGACAATGGTCGGACCTGGAAGTCAGGTTCGGAGGCCTTAGGACCAAAAGGAATTATTACGCAAGAACCGGGTGTTGTGGAATTAAAAAATGGCGATATCATGATGTTCATTCGTGCTACCGGGGGTAAACAACTGGTTTCCTATTCGAAAGATAAGGGGCAAACTTGGTCTGCTGCGGTTCCATATAATCTAAATTCACCATTATCGCCAGCCAGTATCGAAAGGATTCCGAGCACTGGAGATTTATTTGCTATCTGGAACAATAACGACGGCTCCAATCCGGCAACAAAAGGAGAACGCACGCCTTTGACCATTGCTATTTCTAAAGACGATGGTAAAACTTGGCAGAAGGTGAAGAACATTGAAATTGATCCGGATGGTTGGTATTGTTATATGGGTATACACTTCGATAAACAGAATGTGCTGCTTTCCTATTGTGCCGGCAGCCAGCAAGCGCGCTCACACTTGAATGTGACGGATATTGCGCTGCTTAGTTTAAAGGATATTTATAAATAATAGATCGAGATTTCCTTTAGCATATATTTTAAAAAGAGATGGCAGATACAGCAGGGATTTGGGAAATAAGATCTGCAGAAGCAGGACCGCGGGTTCTAGTTTTGGCAGGTGTACATGGAGATGAATACGAGCCAATGATTGCAGCTTCTCAGCTAAAAAGTCAAATTGGTTCTGATTTAAATAGAGGTAGTTTAACCATAATTCCGATCGTCAACAAGAGCGCCTTTTCCATTGGCGCTCGTTGTGGCGAGGATGGATTAGATCTGGCAAGGAATTGCCCAGGGGATCCGGAGAGTTCGATTACTCTTCAACATGCAGCAAGCGTAGCCGAGCATATTAAGAATGCTGATTATTTGATTGATATGCATACAGGCGGTCAACTGTTCGATCTGTATCCCTTAGCGGGCTATATGTTGCATGAGAATGAGACCGTGTTGGAAAAACAACGCCAAATGGCGAGAGCTTTTGGTCTCCCCTTAATCTGGGGGACTGATCCTTTGCCCGAGGGAAGAACACTTTCTATTGCTCGCGATCATCATATTCCAGCTATATATGTTGAATTCGGAGGACCTGGTCCTATTAGGAACGAAGTAGTCAGCGCCTATATCCAAGGCTGTCTGAATATTCTTTCCGACTTAAGGATGTTGGATCGAGAAACTACACACGACAGCGAAGCAAAATATTTTGTTGAAGATAACACAGTGGGAGCGGGCTATTTGCAAGGAAAAATGGCATCGCCATTAGATGGCATTTTTGAGGCTAGTGTGTCTGTTGGTGAGCATATAAAAAATGGTGATCGCTGGGGTATTGTTTATGATGCGGAGACTTTAACCGCTCAGGACATATTTGCTGATACGGATGGATTAGTATTGTTTGTCAGAGCCATCCCTAGGGTTAAGCAAGGCGATTCTCTAGGCGGGGTATTAAAGATTAATAATTAGTTATGGAAAAAAGGGTAGTCATCATAACAGGGGCAGCCGGAGGAATTGGGCGAGCTTTGGTGCAGCGTTTTTTAGAAGAGGGCTATGCTTTAGCGTTAGTCGATCGATCGAAAGACGAAATCCTTCAGTCTAACCCATGTCTGGAAAGCGACGCTGCTTCATACCTCATTTTGGACGGAGACTTATCCGACGATAATTTCTTAAGATTCATCGTAGCAACCGTCTTCGACAAATGGGGGAAGATAGACGTGCTGGTTAATAATGCGATATGGCGGAAGGCAGAAAGTCTTGCTGAAAGTAGCTTGGAAGACTGGAATAGAACAATGGCGGTTGGCATAACAGCGCCAGCATTTCTCTCCAAGTATGTTGCCGAAGCGCTTCTACCTAAAAGACTAGCCTGCTGTATTATCAACCTGTCCAGCGTAATGTCTTCGTTCGTTTCGGGTTATGCTTCCGCTTATACGGTGTGCAAGGGGGCGATCGAAAGCTTGACTTACGAACTAGCCACCTTGTATGGGCCACGCGGTTTTCGCGCCGTAGCGGTACGCCCAGGTGCCGTAGCGACAGCCTTGTCTTCAGACTACGAGGGGCCTCAAGGCGAAAATATCAGCGATACTATCCAACGCGAGGTAGAAAATAGAACTGCATTATCTAGATCAGCGCAGGCCTCTGAAATAGCGGAAGCTATTATTTGGTTAAGTTCCGATAAAGCAAGCTTCATCACAGGGACTTGTTTAACAATCGATGGCGGTTTAGAGCATAATTTCAATCCCTACCATATCAAAAAACTATTAAAGCCAAATCAGTTTTGAAGAGTATCTGGAAATACAAAGAATTAATACCGCAGGTAAATGAGGATTGCCATGTGAACTTGGGTGAAGGCAATACGCCTTTATTGAAGTCGAAGCGAATCGGTAAACTATTAGGATTAGAAAACCTGTATTTTAAACTAGAGAATCTAAATCCTAGTGGATCCTACAAAGACCGCTTTGCAGCAATGGCAATTGCCTATGCAAAGGAAAATGGAAAGAAAGCAATATTAGCAACTTCGAGTGGAAATACGGGTGCTGCGCT from Sphingobacterium sp. BN32 harbors:
- a CDS encoding RagB/SusD family nutrient uptake outer membrane protein, which gives rise to MKMKVKNLLTYSAVLLISMASCTKDLELDPISQISNQSFWKSEGDVTGALNGMYVRLRTQAIGNLFAWGEMRSETMDRSLAGSAGLQVFYYNELDRANVGLAAGNGMVNSTWQGMYTVIHDANLLLKYAPDITYSSDAVKNQILAEAHAMRAYAYFVLTKTWGALPIVTDPTEGYKPDVIMKERSSKEDVMKLIKSDIETSLSLFPTANFKTGRNMWSKPAVHALKADVSLWTGKTMGGGASDFQVALTSIAEIEKADVALLPNYASIFDYDNKGNKEILMAVRFQDLEAGDNMFANLYMSGAYMTSAADQATKDKLGVLGGLPIMSMSKLARDQFSLDDQRRDATFIEVSIPKAGGGTEVFASVISKFSGTVIGGNRRFIDDIVLYRFGDVLLMKAEAQNALGQDPTEAINKVRNRAYGANYAKHIYVHTSAANADEAILKERLLELAVEGKRWWDLVRFNKAFDLVPSLQNKKGKNHLLLFPISETTLSLEPKIQQNEGYL
- a CDS encoding FadR/GntR family transcriptional regulator, which codes for MKLQGIKPIENMTQVDRIEMNLHDYFRNENFLPGDSIPKEIELAEAMGVSRTAMREALTRFKTLGIIESKKNRGMVMTEPDVLQNMNVVMNPRLLNQDTMQDFFELRLVIEMGIVDILYVRKTDESIKKLEEIVEKEAGAKTINEILKLDIEFHSTLYKISGNHTIERFQRILMPVFDYMKNTLHIRSQEQTEDYVSHKVLIRILKTGTVEEFRQAMYKHLIQYFEQIK
- a CDS encoding SDR family NAD(P)-dependent oxidoreductase, yielding MEKRVVIITGAAGGIGRALVQRFLEEGYALALVDRSKDEILQSNPCLESDAASYLILDGDLSDDNFLRFIVATVFDKWGKIDVLVNNAIWRKAESLAESSLEDWNRTMAVGITAPAFLSKYVAEALLPKRLACCIINLSSVMSSFVSGYASAYTVCKGAIESLTYELATLYGPRGFRAVAVRPGAVATALSSDYEGPQGENISDTIQREVENRTALSRSAQASEIAEAIIWLSSDKASFITGTCLTIDGGLEHNFNPYHIKKLLKPNQF
- a CDS encoding succinylglutamate desuccinylase/aspartoacylase family protein produces the protein MADTAGIWEIRSAEAGPRVLVLAGVHGDEYEPMIAASQLKSQIGSDLNRGSLTIIPIVNKSAFSIGARCGEDGLDLARNCPGDPESSITLQHAASVAEHIKNADYLIDMHTGGQLFDLYPLAGYMLHENETVLEKQRQMARAFGLPLIWGTDPLPEGRTLSIARDHHIPAIYVEFGGPGPIRNEVVSAYIQGCLNILSDLRMLDRETTHDSEAKYFVEDNTVGAGYLQGKMASPLDGIFEASVSVGEHIKNGDRWGIVYDAETLTAQDIFADTDGLVLFVRAIPRVKQGDSLGGVLKINN
- a CDS encoding sialidase family protein, which translates into the protein MKKHFFAICLAVCSLSFIDAPHAQAQQVPHLKNNVVLKLSPSSSNPRNSEGSFVTLKDGSILFIYSHYTSGSGGDHDPAHLASRISKDGGKTWTSSDQRVLDNEGGMNVMSVSLLRLKNGEIALFYLRKNSTDDCIPYVRFSKDEAKTWSEPIACIQDKKGYFVLNNDRVIQLKNGRLLMAVAWHKNLNSEMSGNGNLFSYYSDDNGRTWKSGSEALGPKGIITQEPGVVELKNGDIMMFIRATGGKQLVSYSKDKGQTWSAAVPYNLNSPLSPASIERIPSTGDLFAIWNNNDGSNPATKGERTPLTIAISKDDGKTWQKVKNIEIDPDGWYCYMGIHFDKQNVLLSYCAGSQQARSHLNVTDIALLSLKDIYK
- a CDS encoding TonB-dependent receptor — its product is MKINEKFYKSTLTFFLFILANFAFAQSPIKGRVTDESGAPLSGVTVTEKGTTNATATDDGGAYTLTVRSNAAILVFNYIGKQLKELPVAGQTTINATLVADDNKVDEVVVIGYGTQSRETLTTSVSKLDKKVLENVPFANVASALQGTLPGVRVQSTSGQPGAAPRVIVRGGTSINNPNGATPLYIVDGILRSDINNINSNDIESLQVLKDAASTAIYGARGANGVVLITTKSGKEGRVQVDYGYDRGFSNLQEKFALLGGRDYIYFQRLGIAARANQDPSQLTKLGLATSGGAGNDLTKNTAFTTQYLSEANKHKLNEGWESMPDPIDPSRTIIFKSTDYQDVLFNTGHTNNHNLSFAGGSEKARFNLGMGYLDNGGIALDTDYKRLSVNLNGEVQAAENVTVFGRLLYSNMRNKAVFGTENNMFGRSLALTPVAKYTFEDGTLAPGIGSSIGNPEYYLERIDSKNSNDNLTISVGAKWDILPGLNFAPQFSLYQVTTDNRFFQQSYYNGVSTFVDSRDASAGFTKLQQHQADGVFSYNKSFLDKHEIEAKLGFSFYQTTNSSIAAAGRKAATDLIPTLNGAAEAVSVGGTETQMRIIGYFTRINYNYLQKYLLSFNLRYDGASNLGNKKWGFFPGISAGWNVHNEPFWADIKNTMSQFKLRASYGVNGNIGALGPYDAQGQYSVGQRYAGSAAIMNNTLANPELTWEESKTLNFGADMGFLNGRLNLMVDVYRRVTDNLLTSMSLPHSTGFASILTNLGSLENKGVELELTARVLPDNSPLRWDISLNSAKVKNKILSLPSNGVEFNRIGGDYVYVPSKGDYAWVGGLQEGGKPGDLYAYHQLGIYATDEEAAKGPKDLIVPLSDKTKFGGDVNWEDIDGNGEIDSRDRVFVGNIYPTWTGGFTNSFAYKNVGLSVRMDYTTGHTIYNYTLATSIGQFQGENGLSTLMLDSWQKQGDVTDIPRAYWADQQARSNIFRGNSYYYEKGDYLSIREVTLSYTLPESIIAPLKISQLRFNVTGSNLHYFTKYRGLNPEEGGTDNGRYPIPRTIVIGANLTF